The following are encoded in a window of Thiovulum sp. ES genomic DNA:
- a CDS encoding putative RNA-binding protein, snRNP like protein (PFAM: Domain of unknown function (DUF814); Fibronectin-binding protein A N-terminus (FbpA)) produces MKYWQLLEISEYIKEFSEIRTIFRIDYQTLQIEFDKGEKIRFNMRRGESFIYKSSDEVRSEKIFSPFDTQLSSRFQKSKIDKIEILNGDKILKISVSISNKYKKLESSLQLEFTGKHTNIILLDSENRVLEALHHISEFKSVRPVKVGEFLGIPPKPNFEFKTGEKLENVEDFLKSEWRNYISKKLEKSKKREILKVEKKIDKLKKSFEVVRNSEIFFEKADRFSENAQILLANLYSLPKYGDFETYDFSGNLRKIERPKEARDNNHMIQIFFDKSKKFRKKGENSEIERTNLIEKIDFLERMTKNIRNSSSLSELDILSNRGKDRREKRQKNELYEVFWIEGYKILLGKSERGNEALLKDAKSRDIWLHMKDIPSAHTLIVTDKQSIPENVIFEAGKLCLKFSVKESGKYLIDYTKRRNVRIQSGANVLYTDYKTIEVEI; encoded by the coding sequence ATGAAATATTGGCAACTACTTGAAATATCAGAATATATAAAAGAGTTTTCTGAGATTCGTACAATTTTCCGAATCGATTATCAAACTTTACAAATTGAGTTTGACAAAGGTGAAAAAATTCGTTTTAATATGAGGCGGGGTGAAAGTTTCATCTACAAAAGTAGCGATGAGGTTCGGAGTGAAAAGATATTTTCTCCGTTTGATACTCAACTCTCTTCTCGATTCCAAAAATCAAAAATTGATAAAATTGAAATTTTAAACGGCGATAAAATCCTAAAAATTTCGGTCTCAATTTCCAATAAATATAAAAAATTAGAGTCAAGCTTACAACTAGAATTTACAGGAAAACATACAAATATAATTTTATTAGATTCTGAAAATAGAGTTTTGGAAGCACTTCACCATATTAGTGAATTTAAATCTGTTCGACCCGTCAAAGTTGGTGAATTTTTAGGAATTCCACCAAAACCAAATTTTGAGTTTAAAACTGGTGAGAAATTAGAAAATGTCGAAGATTTTTTAAAGAGCGAATGGCGAAATTACATCTCTAAAAAGTTAGAAAAAAGCAAGAAACGAGAAATCTTAAAAGTAGAGAAAAAAATTGACAAATTGAAAAAAAGCTTTGAAGTTGTTAGAAATTCTGAAATATTTTTTGAAAAAGCAGACAGATTTTCTGAAAATGCTCAAATTCTTCTTGCAAATCTCTATTCACTTCCAAAATATGGAGATTTTGAAACTTATGATTTTTCTGGAAATTTGCGAAAAATTGAGAGACCAAAAGAGGCTCGAGATAACAATCACATGATTCAAATTTTCTTTGATAAATCAAAAAAGTTTCGTAAAAAAGGTGAAAATTCAGAAATTGAACGAACGAACCTCATCGAAAAGATTGACTTTTTAGAGCGAATGACTAAAAATATTAGAAATAGTTCTTCACTTTCTGAATTAGATATTCTCTCAAATCGTGGAAAAGATAGACGAGAAAAGCGACAAAAAAATGAGCTGTATGAAGTTTTTTGGATTGAGGGTTATAAAATTTTGCTTGGAAAAAGCGAACGGGGAAATGAGGCACTTTTGAAAGATGCAAAGAGTCGAGATATTTGGTTGCACATGAAAGATATTCCATCGGCACACACTTTAATTGTTACAGATAAACAGAGTATTCCTGAAAATGTAATTTTTGAAGCGGGAAAACTTTGTCTGAAATTTTCTGTAAAAGAGAGCGGAAAATATCTAATTGATTACACAAAACGGCGAAATGTTCGGATTCAAAGTGGTGCAAATGTTCTCTACACAGATTACAAAACTATTGAAGTTGAAATTTAA
- a CDS encoding putative nuleotide-utilizing enzyme, moeA (PFAM: Probable molybdopterin binding domain), with protein MNFYGVIIGSEILNARREDSHFSFLRDQLKERGFKLAGVFTIEDNPNLMKGIYEFIKSVPNSVMFSFGGIGATPDDYTRKVSAEVFRNGEMEFQKEFEKKIRDRFGNELIERRIQMSYLPKDSGVLKNNPVNGMYGYYLDDRFFFVPGFPEMAHPMITEAFDKFYPNSQKKIFKKNLIAQTSEANLIGWMESLSPEITLSCLPKLDKDESGKIFPSAEIEITSENSEILEIEFKKLQKVLNELGL; from the coding sequence ATGAATTTTTATGGTGTTATTATTGGTTCGGAAATTTTGAATGCTCGTCGTGAAGATAGCCACTTCTCATTTTTGAGAGACCAATTAAAAGAGAGAGGTTTTAAACTAGCAGGAGTTTTTACAATTGAAGACAATCCAAATTTGATGAAAGGTATCTACGAATTTATAAAAAGTGTGCCAAATTCTGTCATGTTCTCTTTTGGAGGAATTGGTGCTACTCCAGATGATTACACAAGAAAAGTTTCTGCGGAAGTTTTCCGAAATGGCGAAATGGAGTTTCAAAAAGAGTTTGAGAAAAAAATTCGAGATCGATTTGGAAACGAGTTGATTGAACGAAGAATCCAGATGAGTTACTTGCCAAAAGATAGCGGAGTTTTAAAAAATAATCCCGTTAATGGAATGTACGGTTACTATTTAGATGATAGGTTTTTCTTTGTTCCAGGATTTCCTGAAATGGCTCATCCAATGATTACAGAGGCATTTGACAAGTTTTATCCAAATTCCCAAAAGAAGATTTTCAAAAAGAACCTCATCGCACAGACATCAGAGGCAAATTTAATTGGATGGATGGAGAGTTTGAGTCCAGAAATTACACTATCTTGTTTGCCGAAACTTGATAAAGATGAGAGTGGTAAAATTTTTCCAAGTGCTGAAATTGAGATCACTTCTGAAAATAGCGAGATTTTAGAAATTGAATTTAAAAAATTGCAAAAAGTTTTAAATGAGTTGGGACTTTGA